In the Aromatoleum bremense genome, one interval contains:
- a CDS encoding NF038104 family lipoprotein, protein MRSILLTVAAAVLLTGGCAVFTVADAAVSVVATTVKVGAKIVGAGVEAVLPDDDEKD, encoded by the coding sequence ATGAGATCCATCCTGCTGACGGTGGCGGCGGCTGTTCTTCTGACCGGCGGCTGTGCCGTCTTCACTGTCGCGGACGCGGCGGTATCGGTCGTCGCGACGACGGTGAAAGTCGGCGCCAAGATCGTCGGGGCCGGCGTCGAAGCGGTGCTTCCCGACGACGACGAGAAGGACTGA
- a CDS encoding TRAP transporter substrate-binding protein — protein sequence MKTRNVLTPLFASVLMTFGAAHAQGDSVVTLRVHHFLPPSSNAQVKLIEPWCAKIGTESAGRLKCQIYPAMQMGGTPAQLFDQAKDGVADIVWAVPGYQAGRFLVSEVFELPFMGISGEKSSRALWAYATKNATDEYRGIRPLMFHVIAGMALHTTKKQIRTMADFDGMKLRAPTRLATRMVTALGGTPVPMPMPQVSESLAKGVIDGAMMPWEVVPAIKAQEIVKYHSETDPTMPLLSTTTFVLAMNPAKYDSLPAELKKVIDANSGADVSAWAGKVFDEVTLTGRQSGVDHKNTFYMVPADEVKKWQKASDGVATEWVREVTAKGYDGQRLLAEAKTLLDN from the coding sequence ATGAAGACTCGCAACGTGCTCACACCGCTTTTCGCATCCGTCCTGATGACGTTCGGCGCCGCCCACGCACAAGGGGACAGCGTCGTCACGCTGCGCGTGCACCACTTTCTGCCGCCGTCGTCGAATGCCCAGGTGAAACTCATCGAGCCGTGGTGCGCAAAGATCGGCACGGAATCCGCAGGCCGGCTGAAATGCCAGATCTATCCGGCGATGCAGATGGGGGGGACGCCGGCGCAACTGTTCGACCAGGCCAAGGATGGCGTCGCCGACATCGTCTGGGCAGTTCCCGGTTACCAGGCGGGGCGCTTCCTCGTGTCCGAGGTATTCGAACTGCCGTTCATGGGTATCTCGGGTGAAAAGTCGAGCCGGGCGTTGTGGGCCTATGCAACGAAAAATGCGACTGACGAATATCGTGGCATACGGCCGCTGATGTTCCACGTCATTGCCGGAATGGCGCTGCACACGACGAAGAAGCAGATCAGGACGATGGCGGATTTCGATGGCATGAAACTGCGTGCCCCGACCCGTCTTGCCACCAGAATGGTGACCGCACTCGGCGGGACGCCGGTGCCGATGCCGATGCCCCAGGTCTCGGAGAGCCTGGCCAAGGGTGTCATCGATGGTGCAATGATGCCGTGGGAAGTGGTGCCGGCGATCAAGGCGCAGGAGATCGTGAAGTATCACAGCGAGACCGACCCGACGATGCCGCTGCTGTCGACGACGACCTTCGTGCTGGCGATGAATCCGGCGAAATACGACAGCCTGCCGGCGGAACTGAAGAAGGTCATCGACGCCAACAGCGGTGCCGACGTGTCGGCGTGGGCGGGCAAGGTTTTTGACGAGGTGACGCTGACCGGGCGCCAGTCGGGCGTGGATCACAAGAACACGTTCTATATGGTGCCTGCGGACGAAGTGAAGAAATGGCAGAAGGCCTCGGACGGGGTCGCGACGGAGTGGGTCCGTGAAGTCACCGCGAAAGGCTACGATGGGCAGAGGCTCCTCGCGGAAGCCAAGACGCTTCTCGACAACTGA
- the paaK gene encoding phenylacetate--CoA ligase PaaK: MNFDVRMRGGMDPIENASRDEIGALQLERMRWSLGHAYGNVGHYRSKFDVAGVHPADIRSLSDLAKFPFTDKSDLRDTYPFGMFAVPMRDVVRVHASSGTTGKPTVVGYTRNDIDMWSDVVARSIRAAGVGPDDMMLNAFGYGLFTGGLGFHQGGERLGVTVIPMSGGQTEKQVQLIQDFKPTVISVTPSYILTIADEMTRQGIDPRTTSLKIGLFGAEPWSSPMRREIEERFGIDAIDTYGLSEVIGPGVACECIDTKDGLHVWEDHFYPEIVDPDTGEVLPDGEFGELVLTSLTKEALPIIRYRTRDLTRLLPGTARSMRRIEKVTGRSDDMLIIRGVNVFPTQIEEQLLKNPHLAAQYQLRLTREGHLDQLTIHVELRHEISGTLPRRRIEAIEAEVRHAIKSCIGISTEVRVLEWGGIERTLVGKAKRVVDLRPKD; this comes from the coding sequence ATGAATTTCGACGTGCGGATGCGTGGTGGAATGGACCCGATCGAAAACGCCAGCCGGGACGAGATCGGTGCGCTGCAGCTCGAACGCATGCGGTGGTCGCTCGGCCACGCCTACGGGAATGTCGGGCACTACCGCAGCAAGTTCGACGTGGCGGGCGTGCATCCCGCAGACATCCGGTCACTCTCCGACCTCGCGAAATTCCCGTTTACCGACAAATCCGACTTGCGTGACACCTACCCGTTCGGGATGTTCGCGGTGCCGATGCGCGACGTGGTCCGCGTGCATGCTTCAAGCGGGACGACGGGCAAGCCGACGGTCGTCGGCTACACGAGGAACGACATCGACATGTGGTCGGACGTCGTCGCCCGCTCGATACGGGCGGCCGGGGTCGGGCCCGACGACATGATGCTCAACGCGTTCGGCTACGGGCTGTTCACCGGCGGACTGGGTTTTCATCAGGGCGGCGAGCGGCTCGGCGTGACCGTCATCCCGATGTCCGGCGGGCAGACCGAGAAACAGGTCCAGCTGATCCAGGACTTCAAGCCGACGGTGATTTCCGTGACCCCGTCGTACATCCTGACGATCGCCGACGAGATGACGCGGCAGGGCATCGATCCGCGCACGACTTCGCTGAAAATCGGGCTCTTCGGCGCGGAACCCTGGAGCAGCCCGATGCGCCGCGAAATCGAGGAACGGTTCGGCATCGATGCGATAGACACGTATGGCCTCTCTGAAGTGATCGGCCCCGGCGTCGCGTGCGAGTGCATCGACACCAAGGACGGCCTGCATGTCTGGGAGGATCATTTTTACCCGGAGATCGTCGACCCCGACACCGGGGAGGTGCTACCCGACGGCGAATTCGGCGAGCTCGTACTGACTTCGCTGACGAAGGAGGCGTTGCCGATCATCCGCTACCGCACGCGCGACCTGACGCGGCTGTTGCCGGGGACGGCGCGCAGCATGCGTCGCATCGAAAAAGTGACCGGCCGCAGCGACGACATGCTGATCATCCGCGGCGTCAATGTGTTCCCGACGCAGATCGAGGAGCAATTGCTGAAGAACCCGCACCTCGCCGCCCAGTATCAGCTTCGCCTGACGCGGGAGGGGCACCTGGACCAGCTCACGATCCATGTCGAACTGCGCCACGAGATTTCCGGCACGCTGCCCCGCCGCCGCATCGAGGCGATCGAAGCCGAGGTCCGGCACGCAATCAAGTCGTGCATCGGCATCAGTACCGAAGTGCGGGTGCTCGAGTGGGGCGGCATCGAGCGCACCCTCGTCGGCAAGGCAAAGCGCGTTGTCGACCTGCGGCCAAAGGATTGA
- a CDS encoding MarR family winged helix-turn-helix transcriptional regulator: MESKKKKSLRQLLLMRSEWFEERVFSGAATKGYGFVTPAMVRLFAHMGRRPVSIPELARRLSISRQAVHVTIHEAMRHGVVEFEECAFDKRMKLVKFSDAGLRMLAVAESTMDSVQQELEARIGKKDVESLRRILEKTW, translated from the coding sequence ATGGAGTCGAAGAAAAAAAAGAGTTTGCGGCAACTGCTGCTGATGCGCTCCGAATGGTTCGAAGAGCGCGTTTTCAGCGGCGCCGCGACGAAGGGGTACGGTTTCGTGACGCCGGCGATGGTTCGTTTGTTTGCTCACATGGGGCGCCGGCCCGTGAGCATTCCCGAACTCGCGCGCCGCTTGTCGATTTCGAGGCAGGCGGTGCACGTGACGATCCACGAGGCGATGCGTCACGGCGTGGTCGAATTCGAGGAATGCGCGTTCGACAAGCGGATGAAGCTGGTGAAGTTCAGCGACGCCGGCCTGCGGATGCTGGCTGTCGCCGAAAGCACGATGGACAGCGTCCAGCAGGAACTCGAGGCCCGGATCGGCAAGAAGGACGTCGAGTCCTTGCGGCGCATCCTCGAGAAAACCTGGTAA
- the fdhD gene encoding formate dehydrogenase accessory sulfurtransferase FdhD, with product MMEAAPIEAAHNDYRVDRWTNGIAVSATDPVAEEVPVALVYNGIAHAVMLATPQDLEDFAIGFSLSECIVERRDEIYDLEVAVRDNGIEIRIDVATARAFALRVHRRTMAGRTGCGLCGSESLDRFDRRSSVVRASAALSATALSLAQSQLGDMQSLFQLTGAVHAAAWCNVAGDIQLLREDVGRHNALDKLIGAVAAQGDGFGDGFVLMTSRASYEIVQKAASVGIAVVAAVSAPTGMAVRLAEAAGVTLIGFARGARHSVYSHPQRIH from the coding sequence ATGATGGAAGCTGCACCCATTGAAGCAGCACACAACGACTACCGGGTTGATCGCTGGACCAACGGAATAGCGGTGTCGGCAACGGATCCCGTCGCCGAGGAGGTTCCTGTCGCCCTCGTCTACAACGGTATCGCCCACGCGGTGATGCTGGCCACGCCGCAGGACCTCGAAGACTTCGCGATCGGATTCAGCCTGAGCGAATGCATCGTCGAGCGCCGTGACGAGATCTACGACCTCGAAGTGGCGGTGCGCGACAACGGCATCGAAATCCGGATCGATGTCGCCACCGCCCGCGCCTTTGCCCTCAGAGTGCATCGTCGGACGATGGCCGGGCGCACCGGCTGCGGCCTGTGCGGCAGCGAGAGCCTGGATCGGTTCGATCGCAGATCGAGCGTGGTCCGAGCTTCCGCCGCGCTTTCGGCCACTGCCTTGTCCCTCGCCCAGTCACAGCTCGGTGATATGCAGAGCCTGTTCCAATTGACTGGCGCGGTGCATGCCGCTGCGTGGTGCAATGTTGCCGGCGATATCCAGCTGCTGCGCGAGGACGTCGGCCGGCACAACGCGCTCGACAAGCTGATCGGTGCGGTCGCGGCGCAGGGCGACGGCTTCGGCGACGGCTTCGTGCTGATGACGAGCCGCGCGAGCTACGAGATCGTGCAGAAGGCCGCCTCGGTCGGCATCGCGGTCGTCGCCGCGGTGTCGGCCCCGACCGGCATGGCGGTGCGCCTGGCCGAGGCGGCCGGGGTCACATTGATCGGGTTTGCACGCGGCGCGCGCCACAGCGTGTATTCGCACCCGCAACGCATTCATTGA
- a CDS encoding molybdopterin-dependent oxidoreductase, which yields MTLAPKPQSVAKVPSYCYNCVAGPDFMTVKVVDGVATEIEPNFAAEDVHPARGRVCVKAYGLVQKTYNPHRVLQPMKRTNPKKGRDEDPGFVPVSWDEALDLVAAKLTATRAKGLTDEAGLPRLAASFGHGGTPGMYMGTLPAFLAAWGPIDYSFGSGQGVKCTHSEHLYGEFWHRAFTVAADTPLADYVISIGSNVEASGGPCAVTRHAGARVRGYKRVQVEPHLSVTGACSAEWVPIRPKTDPAFMFALIHVLVCEQGLDKLDVPFLRDRTSSPYLVGPDGLYLRDAASAKPLLWDEASGRAVPFDTPGVVPAVAGCFAVAGAVSVDADDVRREMGAVDGKTAYTMLVEHMKKYTPEWAAGVCDVPAATIRRIANEYLEAASIGATIDIDGRTLPLRPVAVTLGKSVNNGWGAFECCWARTLLATLVGALENPGGTLGTTVRLNRPNDDRLASVKPGDDGFMTQNLNPTDKANWIGRPTGRNAHRTLVPIVGHSAWSQALGPTQLAWMHLREVPSDWSMPVPTLPDVWFVYRSNPAISFWDTPTLVDTIATFPFTVCFAYTVDETNWMADVLLPEATDLESLQMIKVGGTKFVEQFWEHRGVVLRQPAVAPQGEARDFTWISTELAKRTGLLEGYNTALNRGAGGGAPLKGEQYDHTLDPSREHGVEAIWDAICKASSASLSHGVETHDLEWFKEHGFYTVPMSKFDWYLTPTMEKQGLRYEMPYQERLLRIGRELGNRLHEQKMHWWDAQLSEYTALPEWHDVPGRWTEQLKNAGANPDDFPLWLLATKSMQYHTGGNVSIALMREVAQNVRGHTGVIINAGTAKRLGINEGDRVEIRSHIGATYGDAVLAQGVRPDTLVILGQFDHWATPFAKDFGMPSLNTIAPMSLELTDATGSGSDIVRVALRKVERKEK from the coding sequence ATGACGCTTGCCCCCAAGCCGCAGTCGGTCGCCAAAGTCCCGAGCTACTGCTACAACTGCGTCGCCGGCCCGGACTTCATGACGGTGAAAGTCGTCGACGGCGTCGCGACCGAAATCGAGCCGAATTTCGCCGCCGAGGACGTGCATCCGGCGCGCGGGCGCGTGTGCGTGAAGGCTTACGGGCTGGTGCAAAAGACCTACAACCCGCACCGCGTGCTGCAGCCGATGAAGCGCACGAACCCGAAGAAGGGGCGCGACGAGGATCCCGGCTTCGTGCCGGTGTCGTGGGACGAGGCGCTCGATCTGGTCGCCGCCAAACTCACCGCGACGCGCGCGAAGGGGCTGACCGACGAGGCCGGGCTGCCGCGGCTCGCAGCGAGCTTCGGCCACGGCGGCACGCCCGGCATGTACATGGGCACCCTTCCCGCGTTCCTCGCCGCGTGGGGCCCGATCGACTACAGCTTCGGTTCAGGACAAGGGGTGAAATGCACCCACTCCGAGCACCTGTACGGCGAGTTCTGGCATCGCGCATTCACGGTCGCGGCCGACACGCCGCTCGCGGACTACGTGATCTCGATCGGCTCGAACGTCGAGGCCTCCGGCGGCCCGTGCGCGGTGACGCGTCACGCGGGGGCGCGCGTGCGCGGCTACAAGCGCGTGCAGGTCGAGCCGCACCTGTCGGTGACCGGCGCGTGCTCGGCCGAATGGGTGCCGATCCGGCCGAAGACCGACCCGGCGTTCATGTTCGCGCTGATCCACGTGCTGGTGTGCGAACAGGGGCTGGACAAGCTCGACGTGCCGTTCCTGCGCGATCGCACCTCGTCGCCGTATCTCGTCGGCCCCGATGGCCTGTACCTGCGCGACGCGGCGAGCGCCAAGCCGCTGCTGTGGGACGAGGCGAGCGGGCGCGCCGTGCCCTTCGATACGCCGGGCGTGGTGCCGGCGGTGGCCGGGTGCTTTGCCGTGGCCGGTGCCGTGAGCGTCGACGCCGACGACGTGCGTCGCGAGATGGGCGCGGTCGACGGCAAGACCGCGTACACGATGCTCGTCGAGCACATGAAGAAATACACCCCGGAATGGGCGGCGGGCGTGTGCGACGTGCCGGCCGCAACGATCCGGCGCATCGCCAACGAATACCTCGAAGCCGCGTCGATCGGCGCGACGATCGACATCGACGGCCGGACCTTGCCGCTGCGCCCGGTCGCGGTGACGCTCGGCAAGTCGGTCAACAACGGCTGGGGTGCGTTCGAATGCTGCTGGGCGCGGACGCTCCTTGCGACCCTCGTCGGCGCGCTCGAGAACCCCGGCGGCACGCTCGGCACGACGGTGCGGCTGAACCGGCCCAATGACGATCGGCTCGCGAGCGTCAAGCCGGGGGACGACGGTTTCATGACGCAAAACCTGAATCCCACCGACAAGGCAAACTGGATCGGCCGGCCCACGGGTCGTAATGCCCATCGGACCCTGGTTCCCATCGTTGGCCATTCGGCCTGGAGCCAGGCGCTGGGCCCGACGCAACTGGCGTGGATGCACCTGCGCGAGGTGCCCAGCGACTGGTCGATGCCCGTGCCGACGCTGCCCGACGTGTGGTTCGTCTATCGCTCGAACCCGGCGATCTCGTTCTGGGACACGCCGACCCTGGTCGACACGATCGCGACGTTCCCGTTCACGGTGTGCTTCGCCTACACGGTCGATGAAACCAACTGGATGGCCGACGTGCTGCTGCCCGAGGCGACCGATCTCGAGTCGTTGCAGATGATCAAGGTCGGCGGCACGAAGTTCGTCGAGCAGTTCTGGGAGCACCGCGGCGTCGTGCTGCGCCAGCCCGCGGTCGCGCCGCAGGGCGAGGCGCGCGACTTCACGTGGATCAGCACGGAACTGGCGAAGCGCACCGGGCTGCTCGAAGGCTACAACACGGCGCTCAACCGCGGCGCCGGGGGCGGGGCGCCGTTGAAAGGCGAGCAGTACGACCATACCCTCGACCCGAGCCGGGAACATGGCGTCGAGGCGATCTGGGACGCGATCTGCAAGGCGTCTTCCGCGAGCCTGTCGCACGGGGTCGAGACGCACGACCTCGAATGGTTCAAGGAGCACGGCTTCTACACCGTGCCGATGTCGAAGTTCGACTGGTACCTCACGCCGACGATGGAGAAACAGGGCCTCCGCTACGAGATGCCGTACCAGGAGCGGTTGCTGCGGATCGGCCGGGAACTGGGCAACCGGCTGCACGAACAGAAGATGCACTGGTGGGACGCGCAGCTCTCCGAATACACGGCGCTGCCCGAGTGGCACGACGTGCCCGGGCGCTGGACCGAGCAGCTCAAAAATGCCGGCGCCAACCCGGACGACTTCCCGCTGTGGCTGCTCGCGACCAAGAGCATGCAGTACCACACCGGCGGCAACGTCTCGATCGCGCTGATGCGCGAAGTCGCGCAGAACGTGCGCGGCCACACCGGCGTGATCATCAACGCGGGCACTGCCAAGCGCCTCGGCATCAATGAGGGCGACCGCGTCGAGATCCGCTCGCACATCGGCGCGACCTACGGTGACGCGGTGCTCGCGCAGGGCGTGCGCCCGGACACCTTGGTGATCCTCGGCCAGTTCGACCACTGGGCGACGCCTTTCGCCAAGGACTTCGGCATGCCGAGCCTCAACACGATCGCGCCGATGTCGCTCGAGCTGACGGACGCGACCGGCTCGGGCTCGGACATCGTGCGCGTTGCGCTGCGCAAGGTTGAACGCAAGGAGAAATGA
- a CDS encoding 4Fe-4S dicluster domain-containing protein, with translation MTRYVMAIDLRRCVGCQTCTAACKNANATPPGVQWRRVLDIESGEFPDVRRSFVPISCMHCDEPPCEEVCPTTATKKRADGLVTIDYDTCIGCANCVMACPYEARSIVHEAKFAYGDTPIKSEAVRFDAARISVSMKCTFCVDRIDEAARTGQVPGRDPDVTPACVNSCISGAMSFGDLDDPTSNVSRLLAETQSFRMHEELGTGPGVYYIWDKG, from the coding sequence ATGACCCGCTACGTGATGGCCATCGACCTGCGCCGCTGCGTCGGCTGCCAGACCTGTACCGCGGCGTGCAAGAACGCCAACGCGACGCCCCCGGGCGTGCAGTGGCGGCGCGTGCTCGATATCGAATCGGGCGAATTTCCCGACGTGCGCCGCAGCTTCGTGCCGATCTCGTGCATGCACTGCGACGAGCCGCCGTGCGAGGAAGTGTGCCCGACCACGGCGACGAAAAAGCGCGCCGACGGGCTGGTGACTATCGACTACGACACCTGCATCGGCTGCGCGAACTGCGTGATGGCCTGTCCGTACGAGGCGCGCTCGATCGTGCACGAGGCGAAGTTCGCCTACGGCGACACGCCGATCAAGTCGGAAGCGGTGCGCTTCGATGCGGCGCGGATCTCGGTGTCGATGAAATGCACGTTCTGCGTCGATCGCATCGACGAGGCGGCGAGAACCGGCCAGGTGCCCGGGCGCGACCCGGACGTCACGCCGGCATGCGTCAATTCCTGCATCTCGGGGGCGATGAGCTTCGGTGACCTCGACGACCCGACGAGCAACGTGAGCCGGCTGCTCGCCGAGACGCAATCGTTTCGCATGCACGAGGAACTCGGCACGGGCCCCGGCGTGTATTACATCTGGGACAAGGGGTGA
- a CDS encoding helicase-related protein encodes MEENFFIDPEAIVPAGQDPEGDDALLDVARELHAYLQGFSARLVHNEGAVVIEVAGNVEADGRRYPFRLVPERCVLARVQKWRKLTAERHLALVRERLNEAAVAEFEGEVRRFVAGVLREAEVEGLDGARFLRALETGKELASRRFRIVEDRLAEASSRRRAETLAEVARGTVKLTRYPESFETAFMMRRRFVAILGPTNSGKTHQAMEALAQAATGVYLAPLRLLALENYERLADRGVAVSLVTGEERRITPGATHVASTIEMLDTSRAVDVAVIDEIQMLEDLERGSAWTAAVCGAAAKTVYLLGALSARPAVEALAERLGCELEVTTLARKSPLEMAPRAVGSIGQLRRGDAVIAFSRRDVLNWATNIAAAGFRVATIYGNLSPEVRRAQAQRFRDGEADIVVATDAIGMGLNLPVARVVFSTAKKFDGISEDILPPWLTHQIAGRAGRFGLHEAGLVAGFDDHTHRIISRLMRTPADPLSNRGFYVTPSLRHVKSIAAATGERTLARLLELFSRNIDLTDDFFLPGDLSEQTERAQWLDSLPLSLEHRFTLSLVPVSTRVETLNQAWQGWARALAKERSSHLSIEPVGDTRYALQAAEDACKKYSAYAWLGYRLPDYYPDAEAAVALARSMSETVDEMLARQHGRRRDEKRPPTPARRVRRGPASRGDRREGRTRAGG; translated from the coding sequence TTGGAAGAGAACTTCTTTATCGATCCCGAAGCGATCGTTCCGGCCGGTCAGGACCCGGAAGGCGACGACGCGCTGCTCGACGTCGCCCGCGAGTTGCACGCGTACCTGCAGGGATTCAGCGCCCGGCTGGTGCATAACGAGGGCGCGGTCGTGATCGAGGTCGCCGGCAACGTCGAGGCCGACGGCCGCCGCTATCCGTTCCGCCTCGTGCCCGAGCGCTGCGTCCTCGCCCGCGTCCAGAAGTGGCGCAAGCTCACTGCCGAGCGCCACCTGGCGCTGGTGCGCGAGCGGCTTAACGAGGCGGCGGTCGCCGAGTTCGAAGGCGAGGTGCGCCGCTTTGTCGCGGGCGTGCTGCGCGAGGCCGAGGTCGAGGGGTTGGACGGAGCGCGCTTCCTTCGCGCGCTCGAAACCGGCAAGGAACTGGCGAGCCGGCGCTTCCGCATCGTCGAGGACCGGCTCGCCGAAGCGTCGTCGCGCCGTCGCGCCGAGACGCTTGCCGAGGTCGCGCGCGGCACGGTCAAGCTCACCCGCTACCCCGAGTCGTTCGAGACCGCATTCATGATGCGGCGCCGCTTCGTCGCGATCCTCGGGCCGACGAATTCCGGCAAGACGCACCAGGCGATGGAAGCGCTCGCGCAGGCGGCAACCGGCGTGTACCTCGCGCCGCTGCGTCTGCTCGCGCTGGAGAACTACGAACGCCTCGCCGACCGCGGCGTCGCGGTGAGCCTGGTGACCGGTGAGGAGCGCCGCATCACGCCCGGCGCGACGCACGTCGCGAGCACGATCGAGATGCTCGACACGTCGCGCGCGGTCGACGTCGCGGTGATCGACGAGATCCAGATGCTCGAGGATCTCGAGCGCGGCTCCGCCTGGACCGCCGCAGTGTGCGGGGCGGCGGCGAAGACGGTGTATCTGCTCGGCGCGTTGTCGGCGCGTCCGGCGGTCGAGGCGCTCGCCGAGCGCCTTGGCTGCGAGCTCGAAGTGACCACTCTCGCGCGCAAGTCGCCGCTCGAGATGGCGCCACGCGCCGTGGGCAGCATCGGCCAGCTGCGCCGCGGCGATGCCGTCATCGCGTTCTCGCGCCGCGACGTGCTCAACTGGGCGACGAACATCGCCGCGGCCGGGTTTCGTGTCGCGACGATCTACGGCAACCTCTCGCCCGAGGTCCGTCGCGCGCAGGCGCAGCGCTTTCGTGACGGCGAGGCCGACATCGTCGTCGCGACCGACGCCATCGGCATGGGACTCAACCTTCCGGTCGCGCGGGTCGTGTTCTCCACCGCGAAGAAGTTCGACGGCATCTCCGAGGACATCCTGCCGCCGTGGCTCACGCACCAGATCGCCGGCCGGGCGGGGCGTTTCGGCCTGCACGAGGCAGGGCTTGTGGCCGGATTCGACGACCACACCCACCGCATCATCTCCCGCCTGATGCGCACGCCGGCCGACCCGTTGTCGAACCGCGGCTTCTACGTCACCCCGTCGCTACGGCACGTGAAGAGCATCGCCGCGGCAACCGGGGAGCGCACGCTGGCGCGGCTGCTCGAACTGTTCTCGCGCAACATCGACCTCACCGACGACTTCTTTCTTCCTGGCGATCTCAGCGAGCAGACCGAGCGCGCGCAATGGCTCGACTCCCTGCCGCTGTCGCTCGAGCACCGCTTCACGCTGTCGCTCGTGCCGGTGTCGACGCGGGTCGAAACGCTCAATCAGGCGTGGCAGGGATGGGCGCGGGCGCTGGCGAAGGAGCGCAGCTCGCATCTGTCGATCGAACCGGTCGGCGACACGCGCTACGCGTTGCAGGCGGCCGAGGACGCCTGCAAGAAGTACTCGGCGTATGCGTGGCTCGGCTACCGCCTGCCCGATTATTACCCCGATGCCGAAGCGGCGGTGGCGCTCGCCCGCAGCATGTCGGAGACGGTGGACGAGATGCTCGCCCGCCAGCACGGCCGGCGGCGTGACGAGAAACGCCCTCCGACCCCCGCCCGGCGCGTTCGCCGCGGCCCCGCATCGCGAGGCGATCGGCGAGAAGGGCGGACGCGCGCGGGGGGATAA
- a CDS encoding DUF3617 domain-containing protein, with protein MSRTGSLILGLSALCMTAAGYAADLRPGLWEFRSTRMNIGGLPDMSSQMAQMQQHLKSLPPDMRRMVEQQMTERGVSLGQDGAVRSCISPEQARQDNVYSGKTEGNCTLGNVTKTGDSVTGRLTCTRPQATGDFAARVSSPEHFTTRVNMRSPQGDMQMETEARWLSAQCEVPQRALPPAAR; from the coding sequence ATGAGCAGGACAGGTTCGTTGATTCTCGGCCTTTCGGCGCTGTGCATGACCGCGGCAGGGTACGCGGCCGATCTTCGGCCCGGGCTGTGGGAATTCCGCTCGACGCGGATGAACATCGGCGGGCTGCCCGATATGTCGTCGCAGATGGCGCAGATGCAACAGCATCTGAAGAGTCTTCCCCCGGACATGCGGCGCATGGTCGAGCAGCAGATGACAGAACGCGGCGTGAGCCTGGGTCAGGATGGGGCGGTGCGCAGCTGCATTTCGCCGGAACAGGCGAGGCAGGACAACGTCTACTCGGGCAAGACTGAGGGCAACTGCACGCTGGGCAACGTGACAAAGACCGGCGATAGCGTGACGGGACGCCTGACCTGCACGCGGCCGCAAGCGACTGGCGACTTCGCGGCGCGGGTCAGCAGTCCGGAACACTTCACGACGCGCGTCAATATGAGATCGCCACAGGGCGACATGCAGATGGAAACCGAGGCTCGTTGGCTTTCCGCACAATGCGAGGTTCCACAGCGTGCCCTGCCGCCCGCGGCGCGGTAG
- a CDS encoding superoxide dismutase family protein has translation MNKETVMIRGCRTAVIAVALGSLFPAAQAADSMERDGDRMTRLRASATIDGCTDPGIVGAARFVERPSPEGVKLVDVQISVKGLPDGLHAVHIHQTGACVPTCAAAGGHFDPGPYGHVSPDGNHPFHAGDLINLHVKNGRGMLRTTTSRVTLSPGPLGVFDSDGSAIIVHVDPDTYCPDDAVPGCAGGARAACGVIEPVGGDEDEWFD, from the coding sequence ATGAACAAGGAGACTGTGATGATCCGAGGATGCCGTACGGCCGTGATTGCGGTTGCACTGGGGAGTCTGTTTCCGGCAGCGCAGGCCGCCGACTCGATGGAGCGTGATGGAGATCGCATGACGCGGTTGAGGGCGTCGGCCACGATCGATGGCTGCACCGATCCCGGCATTGTCGGCGCGGCGCGTTTTGTCGAGCGTCCCTCGCCCGAAGGGGTGAAGCTCGTCGACGTTCAGATCTCCGTGAAAGGGTTGCCCGATGGCCTGCATGCCGTTCATATTCATCAGACCGGAGCGTGTGTTCCCACCTGCGCCGCAGCGGGTGGTCATTTCGATCCGGGACCGTACGGCCACGTGTCGCCCGACGGTAATCACCCGTTCCACGCCGGCGACCTGATCAACCTCCATGTCAAGAATGGTCGCGGCATGCTCAGGACCACCACCAGCCGAGTCACCCTTTCTCCCGGCCCGCTCGGCGTGTTCGACAGCGACGGCAGCGCCATCATTGTGCATGTCGATCCCGATACATATTGTCCTGACGACGCGGTCCCCGGTTGCGCAGGCGGCGCGCGCGCTGCCTGCGGCGTCATCGAACCGGTCGGTGGCGACGAGGACGAGTGGTTCGATTGA